In Achromobacter xylosoxidans A8, a single window of DNA contains:
- a CDS encoding MFS transporter, with product MTVSTSAAGSTAYKAPLILTGCLTAAVIPLSIAGPAVVVPSINQALGGSAAELTWIINAYILTYGSATLAAGSLADTYGRKLLWLAGMVLFALVTAAIPFMQSVLWIDILRLIQGLGAAAAFAGAMAALTQEFDGHARTRVFSLIGTTFGAGAAFGPFLAGFLIDTVGWHWVFLAPAGVALLASVLIALFARETRDPEATGLDWPGAITFTIGLAVLTYGLILAPEQGWGHTSVLTSLASAVGLLIVFAFIELRRAKPMLDLSLFANARFVGVQVLAVAPAYAYIVLLIILPARFIGMEGYSALAAGKMMIALSAPLLVVPLIAGQLARWINVGVLSSIGLVIAAAGLSWLGYGIAGDVQSNRLAAMLLIGAGIGLPWGLMDGLAVSVVPKERAGMAAGIFNAIRLAGDGIAIAVVGAILSARILSGLAAAAEDGASGHVRTSELVKASNRLAMSDLQNAMIHLPMMEQNSLLQVYESAFQFQLLVLAAAAAATAVLVFLLLGKTKMHN from the coding sequence ATGACAGTCAGCACTTCAGCCGCAGGCTCGACAGCCTACAAAGCCCCATTAATCTTGACTGGCTGCCTGACAGCAGCGGTCATCCCATTAAGCATCGCCGGCCCCGCTGTGGTGGTGCCCTCAATCAATCAGGCCCTTGGGGGGAGCGCCGCGGAACTTACTTGGATCATCAACGCCTACATCCTTACCTACGGCAGTGCGACGCTAGCTGCAGGGAGTCTGGCGGACACGTATGGGCGCAAGCTGCTGTGGTTGGCTGGCATGGTCCTGTTCGCGCTCGTTACGGCTGCAATTCCTTTCATGCAATCCGTTCTGTGGATCGACATTTTGAGGTTGATCCAGGGGCTGGGGGCAGCTGCGGCGTTCGCGGGCGCAATGGCCGCATTGACACAGGAGTTCGACGGACACGCACGCACTCGTGTTTTCAGTTTGATTGGGACGACCTTTGGCGCGGGAGCTGCATTTGGTCCGTTCCTGGCCGGATTCTTGATCGATACCGTGGGTTGGCATTGGGTGTTTCTAGCGCCGGCAGGGGTTGCATTGCTTGCTTCCGTCCTGATCGCGCTATTTGCACGTGAAACACGTGATCCCGAAGCTACGGGGTTGGATTGGCCCGGAGCAATCACCTTCACTATCGGGCTCGCTGTGCTCACCTACGGCCTCATCCTTGCCCCCGAGCAGGGCTGGGGCCACACGTCGGTACTGACTTCTTTGGCGAGTGCCGTTGGACTGTTGATCGTCTTCGCCTTCATTGAACTGCGGCGAGCCAAGCCTATGCTCGACCTCTCCCTATTCGCTAACGCGCGCTTTGTAGGCGTGCAGGTGTTGGCGGTTGCGCCGGCCTATGCATACATCGTGCTGCTCATCATCTTGCCCGCCCGATTCATCGGGATGGAAGGCTACAGCGCGTTGGCGGCGGGGAAGATGATGATTGCGTTGTCTGCGCCATTACTGGTGGTTCCTTTGATCGCAGGCCAACTGGCGCGCTGGATCAATGTCGGAGTGTTGTCAAGTATTGGCCTTGTCATCGCCGCGGCCGGTTTGTCCTGGTTGGGTTACGGCATTGCTGGCGATGTCCAAAGTAACCGCTTGGCTGCGATGCTGCTGATCGGCGCGGGTATCGGTTTGCCATGGGGACTTATGGACGGTCTGGCGGTCAGCGTGGTGCCCAAAGAGCGGGCCGGCATGGCGGCGGGGATCTTCAACGCGATTCGTCTGGCTGGGGATGGCATCGCGATCGCAGTGGTCGGGGCCATCCTGTCTGCTCGGATTCTATCGGGCTTGGCAGCTGCAGCCGAGGATGGCGCGTCAGGTCACGTGAGAACGAGCGAGTTGGTAAAGGCTTCGAATCGGCTGGCGATGAGCGACCTGCAAAACGCCATGATTCACCTACCGATGATGGAACAAAATTCCTTGCTGCAGGTGTATGAGAGCGCCTTTCAGTTCCAGCTCCTTGTCTTGGCAGCTGCTGCGGCAGCGACAGCAGTTTTGGTGTTTCTACTGTTGGGAAAAACGAAGATGCATAACTGA
- a CDS encoding LysR family transcriptional regulator, with product MDSLSGMTIFVLVAEVRSFAAAGRQLGVSASAISKGVARLEEKLGVRLFQRSTRSVGLTPEGTLFLERCRRILAEIAAAENELTSTTASPKGRLRVSLPLVSGLMLPAISAFAHRYPQIELDLDFSDRLVDVIAEGFDAVVRTGELSDSRLLSKRLGSSRFVYVGAPGYFAQRGTPLHPEELTQHACLMHRFPTTGTLEKWPFVRPPSETVIRLTASMTSNHVETLLHMAVQGHGIACLPDFAVQPALESGALQIVLDRWAGSSSTFWVLWPSNRQLSPRVRAFVDFMAENLFTEPNLV from the coding sequence ATGGATAGCCTGAGTGGTATGACAATTTTTGTGCTGGTCGCTGAGGTGCGTAGCTTCGCGGCTGCTGGGCGCCAATTGGGCGTCTCCGCATCGGCAATCAGCAAGGGGGTAGCCCGGCTCGAGGAAAAACTCGGCGTGCGCCTATTTCAGCGCAGTACCCGCAGCGTCGGCTTGACACCAGAAGGCACCCTGTTCCTTGAGCGCTGTCGACGGATCCTGGCTGAAATCGCCGCGGCAGAGAATGAATTGACCAGCACAACCGCCAGTCCTAAGGGCCGCCTGCGGGTGAGTCTGCCATTGGTCAGCGGTCTGATGCTGCCGGCAATATCGGCCTTTGCACATCGCTACCCTCAGATTGAGCTGGATCTGGACTTCAGCGACCGGCTAGTGGACGTCATCGCCGAAGGCTTCGATGCCGTGGTGCGTACGGGCGAACTCAGCGACTCCCGTTTGTTAAGCAAGCGCCTGGGCAGCAGCCGCTTCGTGTATGTCGGTGCGCCTGGTTACTTCGCACAACGAGGGACGCCGCTCCATCCGGAAGAACTGACGCAACACGCCTGTCTGATGCACCGATTTCCGACTACTGGCACGCTAGAGAAATGGCCATTTGTCCGCCCGCCATCGGAAACGGTGATTCGTCTGACGGCCAGCATGACCAGCAACCACGTCGAGACGCTACTGCATATGGCAGTGCAGGGCCACGGCATTGCCTGCCTGCCTGACTTTGCCGTTCAACCGGCATTGGAAAGTGGCGCGCTTCAGATTGTGCTGGATCGGTGGGCGGGTAGTTCCAGCACGTTTTGGGTCCTATGGCCGTCCAATCGGCAGCTATCTCCCCGAGTCCGGGCATTTGTAGATTTCATGGCAGAGAACCTATTTACTGAACCGAATCTTGTTTAG
- a CDS encoding Bug family tripartite tricarboxylate transporter substrate binding protein, producing the protein MLLRRRCLAMMMLALTGWATGSHAQTPSQAWPVKPVRLVVGLAPGGLVDVLARTVQPHLAEALKQTVIVENRGGAGGNVAGAEVVRNGGDNHTFLLNPSTTESVNPLMFASMPFDPQRDLRPVALLANSQLFLFVRSSLGVNTLEEFVEYARKRPDPLNYGSAGNGTTPHLAGELLKQATGMQATHAPYRGVAPAIQDLAAGQIDFAFGPATVFPMVQAGKLKVLAVASRQRAAVAPDIRTFSEVGIDGVFADSLFGVYAAAGTRDDVVDRMNAEINKVLARPEIQARFLDAGAEALPLRVADYAARVQDEKKLFAPLMKSLGLKEQ; encoded by the coding sequence ATGCTGTTGCGTAGACGTTGTCTGGCCATGATGATGCTGGCGCTGACCGGCTGGGCGACGGGCAGCCATGCGCAAACGCCGTCTCAGGCCTGGCCCGTCAAGCCCGTGCGCCTGGTGGTGGGGCTGGCGCCCGGAGGGTTGGTCGACGTGCTGGCGCGCACGGTGCAGCCGCACTTGGCCGAGGCCTTGAAGCAGACCGTTATCGTGGAGAATCGGGGCGGTGCGGGCGGCAACGTGGCGGGGGCCGAGGTTGTGCGCAACGGTGGAGACAACCATACCTTCCTGCTCAATCCATCGACGACCGAATCGGTCAACCCACTGATGTTCGCCAGCATGCCGTTCGATCCGCAGCGAGACCTGCGGCCGGTTGCCTTGCTGGCCAACAGCCAGCTGTTCCTGTTTGTCCGGTCCTCGCTTGGCGTCAATACGCTCGAAGAGTTCGTGGAATACGCGCGCAAGCGGCCCGATCCTCTCAATTACGGTTCGGCCGGAAACGGCACGACGCCGCATCTGGCCGGCGAGCTGCTCAAGCAGGCTACTGGCATGCAGGCTACCCATGCGCCGTATCGCGGCGTGGCGCCGGCGATACAAGACCTGGCAGCGGGCCAGATCGACTTCGCGTTTGGACCCGCCACGGTCTTTCCCATGGTGCAAGCGGGCAAACTGAAGGTACTTGCGGTGGCGAGCCGGCAACGCGCTGCCGTGGCGCCCGACATACGAACCTTTTCCGAGGTCGGCATCGACGGTGTGTTCGCGGACAGCCTGTTCGGCGTGTATGCCGCCGCTGGCACCCGCGATGACGTGGTCGATCGCATGAACGCCGAAATCAACAAAGTGCTCGCGCGGCCGGAGATCCAGGCGCGCTTTCTCGATGCGGGCGCCGAGGCGCTACCGCTGCGCGTGGCCGACTATGCCGCGCGCGTGCAGGACGAAAAGAAATTGTTCGCGCCGTTGATGAAGTCGTTGGGGCTGAAAGAACAGTAG
- a CDS encoding RrF2 family transcriptional regulator, producing the protein MANDTRLARLLHVLIHMHLRGGTTTSGTLAKMLHTNEVVVRRSMAALRAAGMVTSTGGRNGGWVLARGLETITARDVHEAIAHGTVFAIGPADDNPACPVERTANQLVADSLREGEHALLQRLGAVSLSELAAEIASREEG; encoded by the coding sequence ATGGCCAATGACACCCGCCTTGCCCGTCTGCTGCACGTCTTGATCCACATGCATTTGCGCGGCGGCACGACCACTTCTGGAACGCTGGCCAAAATGCTGCATACGAATGAGGTGGTGGTTCGCCGATCCATGGCGGCGCTGCGCGCCGCCGGCATGGTGACCTCCACGGGCGGGCGCAATGGCGGCTGGGTACTGGCCAGGGGGCTGGAAACCATCACCGCGCGCGATGTCCATGAAGCCATCGCCCATGGCACGGTCTTTGCCATCGGGCCGGCCGACGACAATCCTGCCTGCCCCGTGGAACGAACGGCGAATCAATTAGTGGCGGATTCCCTGCGCGAAGGCGAGCATGCCTTGCTGCAACGCTTGGGCGCGGTATCGCTTTCCGAGCTTGCCGCGGAGATTGCCTCGCGCGAGGAAGGATGA
- the groES gene encoding co-chaperone GroES — MALRPLGDRVIVKRLENERKTASGIVIPDSAAEKPDQGEVVAVGPGKKTEDGKILPVDLKAGDKVLFGKYAGQSVKVDGEELLVIREDEILAVVQ; from the coding sequence ATGGCCTTGCGTCCCCTGGGCGATCGCGTGATCGTCAAACGCCTCGAAAACGAGCGCAAGACTGCATCGGGCATCGTTATCCCCGACAGCGCCGCTGAAAAGCCCGACCAGGGTGAAGTCGTGGCCGTCGGCCCCGGCAAGAAGACCGAAGACGGCAAGATCCTGCCGGTCGACCTGAAGGCTGGCGACAAGGTTCTGTTCGGCAAGTACGCCGGCCAGTCCGTGAAGGTTGACGGCGAAGAGCTGCTCGTCATCCGCGAGGACGAAATCCTCGCCGTGGTCCAGTAA